The window AGAACTACGGGAACCGCGCGCAGAAATCCGTATTCGAATGTGAAGTCGATCCTGCCCAATGGAGTATTCTGAAAAATACTCTTGTTAAAATAATTGACGAAAAACAGGACAGTCTAAGAATATACTATCTTGGTTCAAACTGGGAGCGCAAGATTGAACACATAGGAGCTCATGCTCCACCCGATATGCATGATTTATTGGTTGTTTAGGCCTTCGCTAACCTATAGCTCCAC is drawn from uncultured Fibrobacter sp. and contains these coding sequences:
- the cas2 gene encoding CRISPR-associated endonuclease Cas2, with amino-acid sequence MLVLVTYDVSTVSAAGRRRLNQVAKACKNYGNRAQKSVFECEVDPAQWSILKNTLVKIIDEKQDSLRIYYLGSNWERKIEHIGAHAPPDMHDLLVV